From the Campylobacter volucris genome, the window TTATTTTTTGGATTAGTATGTTAAAAAGCGGAGTTCATGCTACTTTAGCAGGAGTTATCACTGCATTATTTATACCATTAGACACTAAAGATGGAAAATCTTTTTTAAAAGAAATAGAACATGATTTAGCACCTTGGGTAAGTTATTTTATACTTCCTATTTTTGCTTTTGCAAATGCTGGGGTAGATTTAAAAAATATGGATCCTAGTTTTATGTTTTCTTCTGTTAGTTTAGGAATCATACTAGGACTTTTTGTTGGAAAACAAATAGGGGTATTTTTATTTTCTTACATTAGCATCAAGTTAGGTCTTGCAAAACTTCCACAAAATGTAAATTTCAAACAACTTTATGGAGTGTGTATCCTAACGGGCATTGGTTTTACTATGAGCTTTTTTATCGATGGTTTAGCTTATCAAAATAGCGATATTTTTGCATATTCTGATAAGCTAGCTATCTTAATAGCATCATTTTTAAGCGCGGCGATAGGATATCTTTACTTAAAAATTATTTATCGTTCTTCAAAAACATGAACATAAAAAGATATTTTAATTTTATATCCATAGAAATTCTAGGAGGATTGTTGCTATTAGGTGCGACAATCTTTGCTTTGATATTAAAAAATAGTTCATATGGTGATAGCTATATGGAATTTCTTAGTGTCGAGATGGGTTTAAAGATAGGAAATTGGGAGCTTTTTAAACCTTCATTACTATGGATAAATGATGGTTTGATTGCGATTTTTTTCTTTGCAATTGGACTTGAATTAAAAAAAGAATTCACACAAGGAGAATTTAAAACTCTTAGTAATATCACACTACCACTCATAGCTGCTATAGGTGGTATAGTAGTTCCTGCTTTAATATTTTATGTTATAAATTTTAACGACCCTTATGTTTTAAGAGGATGGGCTATACCTACTGCTACCGATACTGCTTTTGCGCTAGTAATACTAGCTATGTTAAAACAACGCATTCCAAGCTCATTAAAAGTATTTTTAGTCTCACTTGCAATTTTTGACGATGTAGGAGCTATTTTAATCATAGCCATTTTTTATACTAATGAACTTTCTGCTTTAGCTTTTTTTGTAGCATTTTGTTGCATATTAGGCCTATTTATTTTAAATCGTCTAGGAAATGAAAGAAAATCTTTTTACTATATACTT encodes:
- the nhaA gene encoding Na+/H+ antiporter NhaA is translated as MNIKRYFNFISIEILGGLLLLGATIFALILKNSSYGDSYMEFLSVEMGLKIGNWELFKPSLLWINDGLIAIFFFAIGLELKKEFTQGEFKTLSNITLPLIAAIGGIVVPALIFYVINFNDPYVLRGWAIPTATDTAFALVILAMLKQRIPSSLKVFLVSLAIFDDVGAILIIAIFYTNELSALAFFVAFCCILGLFILNRLGNERKSFYYILGTLLWLSVLKSGVHATLAGIITALFIPVYTKNNHPLLEEIEHGLKFWIAFVILPLFAFANAGVDLSKIESHMLFSGVSVGIFLGLFVGKQLGVFGFAYMAIKFKLAKLPKEANFKQLYGVCILTGIGFTMSFFIDALAYEVSDIFNFVDNFAILLASLASGIFGYFYLRFIK